A segment of the Candidatus Kapaibacterium sp. genome:
TCCGCTCAAGCATATTTAATTGCTCTTGATATGAAAGAACTACTGCCTTCATCTGCTCGTCATCATACACCATTTGGTACAAGAAGTATTTAAAAATCTCGAATTGAATCCTTGTCAACACTTGTTTCGATGGAAAATTTTCACTTTCCAAAGCTACTCCGCTTAAATCATAAATATCTGATAACATCAAATCGATATAAGCGCCCGCCTCACTCATCAAGAGCTCAAGTTTATCGGGCGCCGAATCATTATTAGTAAAAGCATTGATATCTTGCTCAGGTATCTTGCTTGTGATATAATCTCTATTTAATAAATTAAACATTTTTTTTATGGAGCTGTTACTGGTAATTTGAATTTAGTCAAGAACACTTCCTGAACTTCGTCAGCTGCTGCATCATGCAGCAATATGCCGTTTACGTAATCACCCTCTACTGCTAAAACGCCGTCACCTGCAATGTCGGATGCGATTAATGCACCTTTTGTGAGTTCTGCTTTGATTTTCACCAAGATAGTACCGGATGTTACTACAGAACCTTCATCTCCATTGTCCCATTCGTGTTCAGTTACTCCAAGAGCCAAGGCACCGGCAGCCGGTAAAACTCCAGCTGGGGTTATGAATTTAAATCCGCCGACAGCTGCTCCAAATGTTACCCCTATTCTGCTCTGAGGCACATAGGTTGGGTTTACTTTAGACATTATTTATCTCCTTTAATAGTTTGTGTTTCGATTTTTTCAGTTGTTTTTTCCGTCTCAGGAAGTTTGGATTGCTCACCACCTTTTGGAGCTTTGATTTCCTTTCCTGTTTCTTTTGTCGCTTCCGGAACTGATTCCATAATGGTCACAATTCCGCCCAATCTAGCAATCTCTGTATCAGTTAGTTCGACTATGGAGCCGGCTTTATACCGAACTCCATTTTTGCGAATACCGACCGCTATTTTACACTTATTCATATTCTACCTCTTACTCTACATAAGCATTAGTGATTAAAAAGCCTGCATCCTTCTGAGTAATGTGTGCTTTGTAGAACATTGTAGCAGCGATTAGTTGCAACTTGCTATGATTTGCTGAGTCAAACGACACTTCAGGATATCCATTCAAAAGGAAAGTCTTTCCGAAGCTTTGTTCGAACTTAGATTTTGTTCTTGCAAGGTTCTTATTGTAAGCCATTGCAACAACATCTCCCCATAAGTCAATGTTAGTCTTAGTAGCCGGGTCTTCGTACATACCTGAACCGATTTTAATTGTTACATTGTTGCCAATCAGTCCTGCAATGAGTGCTTCTGATACAATCCCGGTTTGAGTATACTTAA
Coding sequences within it:
- a CDS encoding DUF1320 domain-containing protein, which translates into the protein MFNLLNRDYITSKIPEQDINAFTNNDSAPDKLELLMSEAGAYIDLMLSDIYDLSGVALESENFPSKQVLTRIQFEIFKYFLYQMVYDDEQMKAVVLSYQEQLNMLERIRNGSITLAGIPRKTRKGIAVTSPSQVFTKCRLESYDN